Part of the Parambassis ranga chromosome 16, fParRan2.1, whole genome shotgun sequence genome, acacacactacacacagtaaacatgcaatcaccttttttctctcctgctgATGTAGCAACGTTGTATGTAATCACTCCCAGCTCCTTCTTTTCAGGTTTGGCCTTTTTCTgcgaaggaaaaaaaaagagaggtcTATAATCATCTATATTTGTGACGCCGGCCCATAACTACTGCTTTCTAATGTGCGCAAATGTTTGAAAAACTTATGGTCTTTTGAGTAGAAGAACTAGTAAGAAGAACTGTTTTCTATACCTCTGCTGGtggctgtgtctttttctttgccTCCATTTCTTTCTTCTGTTGGAACTTTTCCAACTTTTCCCTCTTCTTTGCTTCCTTCTTCAGTTGAGCCTCTGTCTTTGGTGGGCCTGAATGTGATGACATTAAAACACTGTTATACtataaataatattatatttatgtttatgacCTTTACCATGGAACTGTCTAACCATTAGCTGTAGCACCAGCAGAGTCACCAGCAGGGGTTCCATTAGCAGCTTTTACATTCACAGCAGCATTTGTCTTTGGTGTAACTGGCACCATCTTCTCACAAAGCGTGATCTCCCCCAGCACCTTCAGGAACTCTGGCTGATTAATGCAGGTTGTAAACCATCTGGTAACATTGGTCACAGCCTTCCTGTCTGGTGGCTCCAATGCCTAATAATAAAGTGAAACAATCAGATGAGCAATTATGTGGCGAAACctgtaagacaaaaaaaaagtgttgtacAGTACACATACATATTTGAAGGGTAGAAGAACAGCTGCAGCTACAGCCATGTCTGCCAGAGTAATGCTCTCTCCCACTAAGTAGGTTCTTAGTGCCAGGGCATGATCGAGGGCCTTCAGTACATGCATCATTTCTGTACGGGAACTCTGCTGGAGCTAAAAATACAACATGTCAGAGAGCAAAATCTCACAAGAATAAAGCACATACATGTTGATGTCAAACAAATCATCAACATACCTTCTTGTCTACTTCCATCACGCCCATCAAGGGGAAGACCACAGCACAGGACACTGGGGTGAGCTCATTGTCTGCAAAGCTGAGCCACTGCCACACCTGACTCTGCTGTTTTGCATCTACTCCAGCCCTCTTGCCCTGAGAGGCCAAGTACCAGGCCACGGCACTGGACCCGCTTACAACAGTGTCACCTTCCCCAGCACGCAGCACCAGGGTTGGTCTAGAGCGGGCATTCAGAGATGCAGGAGGATCCTCTATAACTATCCGTGGGCGGGAGGACAGATTAAATTCTGCAGCTATGAGAGCCAGGAGGCTCCTGAAGTCATCAGGGTGAGGGGACACATATAGAGTTGCCATCTCTGGTGGAGATAAAGATGTGGAGTGATTTAGAACATGCAATAATCTCTGTCTGGTTGACACTGTTGGAGTGGGTGTATTCACTTCGAATTTAATggcatttaagataaccttaaGCAGGGTTAGGACTTTTGAACACAAACTGgttaaaacatatttaagaaagctattttaaaaaatattccaCTTGCTAACATCATATTTAACATGAGAATGTCTTATTATTGACTTGTTAATTAGATAGCTTAACGTTTAACTTTCGGCAAGGCTGATCTCTGCCACCTGTCAAAGACTGACGACAAGACATGCCAAACCAAGCTAGTTAGCTTTAGCTAATAAGTCAAACTATAACTAGTTTTGTAGCTCTATGGGAAGAGTCACAATGCTTTTCATATACCGTTTTCAAGTCATTCAAATGTTTAAGTAAACTGCGGTAAGTAAAACATTCGCAGGACGCTACACATACCTTTAAATCAAACCGAAAGAGACGTCAGCTTAGTGAGCATACACAGAACCACATGAGCCCTCAGCGCCGCTGCACCGTCTGATGCAAGAAGACTTCTTGCAATGTCTTCCGGGTTTCATCCGCTACTTCCGCCGCAAAACGGAAGTTCTCCATAATAAAAGTTATTAACTTGATTTGTCCAAACATACGTTGTTAGCTGTGTATTtcttaatatattattattattattgttattattattattattattacaggtTGACCgtaacaaaaaaatcacaaattaaCTGTGCCATAACAACCTCAAATGTAAAATATAGATCTTTTTTACAGGCAATCCTAAGCACTAACTATGTCAATCAAATAAATACTGGACAAAATGTAAGAACATGGTGAGCCAGCATTCCCTTTTATTTAAAAGCACAAAATCAAAAAATACCACATATAAGTTGTCTTGAGCAGTTACATTCAAAAGCACAGTGTGCACATTGTTTTATATCACAGTTGGGTCAGCATTCAAATACAGCAGATTATTTGGACAGCCAGCTTTCCACAGTGAAGTGTAGACCTACAGTGtaagactttttaaaatgaCTAAATATGATTTAGAAACATCTGGCAATCCTTCTGTAACAACTAAGGCATATTGCATGACATCATCttcaacatgaaaaaaatgaaaaaacatttaCTGGTTACTTCATTCTGACTCTGACTGCCCAAAGCTATCACTTACTGCACCAACGACCGTATCCACCACCCCCATTATTAGACCACATCCCAGCCTGAACACATGGCCCACTCCATTTCCACTCCTCCACACCAGCTTCCCCAAACCTCCACCCACAGCTTGAGCTTGACCACCTATCTCTGAAACCACTGTTTCAACATATCCCTCACTTTGCTCCCATAACCGCCCACCAAAAAACTTGGTTACCCACCAAGCATTGTCCAATGCATCACCAAATATTCCTATTGTGTCTCCGGCCAGGGTGCCCATGCCAGTGACTCCAGTGTGGCAGCTGTTCAGCAGGGCATCCAGCATGGATGAAGTGCAGTAATACATGCTAAAGAAGCAGGTCTCCCCGACACCAAACAGCACCTCTCCTGCTGTGCCCACCCAggacaggaggtcagaggtcaagagGTAGAAAAGTGTGAAGGTCTCTCCAGGTAGCGCAGAAAGAACTCCAAGGTCTTCCTGAAGAACATAGCTCACCTGAatcaagagaagagaagagtgtCAGTCTTATGGCAATACACACCCTGCTGGCCACACCTCATTCCAGGCTAAGAGAGGTGCAGACAGGAATGAGGAGGTTTATTTAATGAGTCTAATGTTAAAAACGCCATATCTAAGTCATGCATTCTTGAAAGAACAGTCACTTTTATATAGTCTTAATCTTTTTATAACTAAAAGACTATAAAGGAGTTGCATTATGGGAGATTTAGAAGCGTATGTCTGAGCTTATTACCATTCACAACCTCCTCAACTTTCTGGAAATGCTAGATTTCTAAATAAATGAGTATGGTTAAGTTTATTGAATCACCTGTCCAGGTAACTGTGTGACTGTAGAGACCACAGGGTGGAGTGGAGCTTTGATGATGGACAAGGTGGTGGAGAGAATGTAGAGCACTGTGCTGGTGGAGTTTGTGTCCTGTTCATCAACAGCTTCATAGTCACCTGATGACTCAGGAGAGTCTGGCCCAGCCGCTGAATGTGCCACATCATGCTGTTTGTCATTGCTGCTGTCAGAGCCCAGTGCATCTACTGAAGTTTGTTCTGGGACATCAGCAGACTGAGCTTCAGCCGCTTGTTTTTCAGTTATTGATGCCTCTCTGCTTTGTGTAATGTCTTCATTCACATCTGGCACCTCgccatttgttttcttctttcctaTATTTCCAGGAAGCCCCTCGTTGTGAAGACCCACTCTGACTGCAGTCTTGCCttctgctcctccacagccttcaAAGAACAGTCCTGCCACTCCGAgcacctcctgcagctccttcacaCTCACTTGCCTCTCTCCTTCCCCTGTCTCTCTGATTAACCCCACACTAAAGCTACCCTTTCCCTTTGGGACAGCGCAGCAAACTGCAGACCACAGCGGCTGCGTCTGACACTCCTTGTCTCCATCGTCTGTAGCCCCAAGCTTTCCTGCCCCAATCAGGATGTAGAGATCACCCCCTAAAGCGCTGCACTGGGAAGTGATGCTTGACTGGACCAATGTTGTGACTGTTGAGTCCCAGTGTCGAAGAGGGGAGTCTGCAGGGGAGACAGGATGAGAGggatcccctcctcctctgaggagaCTTGGAACTGCTactttcatgttgttttcttcCTCCATCTGGAAGAAAAAATCATCAGTTTACTGTAGTGTTAGTCCATATTTACAcgtaatataatatatttaatatatttaatatttatatattttttagttatatacatataaatcaTCTCATATCTTAAACATGTTTAGAAATCAAATGTATTTTCAAGAGATAAACAGTATTATAAAGTTGTACTCTTGTTTTTCTACCATTTGTGTTATACAAGGCTAGATAAGGTCACATTTGGCCAAACAAGGCTGTGCATTCAAAGTCATGCTTAAATAGatgtagcttagcattagccACAAGTATCAGTGTGCATTTTGCCGgatatattacattattttcTCCACATTCAAAAACCCTTTAAAGGATATTTCACCCCAAAATAAACTATTCagtttttgtattgtattggTGCTTAGAGCAGTTTCCCTCCAAAATAATATGgattcatttaaacattttgGGTCTTGAAATGTCTTGAAATGTTCAAAGTTATACCAGACATTTAAGGGTGAATTTTAAACCTTAGTCTGAAAACAAACTGGTAGATACAGCTTGCAGGTAAATGGAGCAATTGTTCCTATAAAATCCTGAAATGTAGTGAATTCAATTCAACTTTATTTGTACAGCCCTAaacacgaaaaaaaaaacaaagtaccTAATAACTACAACAAAGTAACTGAATGAACTCAGTTACTTTCCATTTATCAGTTTGCATGCATCAGTTTGCGTCATTCAAAATTACATTCTACTATTTAAAACAGATGTGTCCTTACCAGGAgttctcccccctccctctctgtccatcCATGGCTGAGATGGAAGGCAGAGTAGACAGCTGTGTCACAGGTCGGTCTGGACAGAGTGGCAAACGCCTGTCCCCCGGGCAGTCTGTGGCAGGCTGGGTGCAGCGACGGCCCTGCAGAAGCTCCCTGAGGAGGTGTCTGTCTGTAGAAGCAGTGGCTACAGAGGGTGAAGGCTGGCTTCGAATTGTCCTCAGCTAGAAGAGACAGGCCTGGGCCCAGCACTGCTAGAAGCCAGGCAGCCGCAGCAGCTgtactgacagcagcaggacacagcaTGGTGGTGGTGAGCTCAGCAaatcccccctctctctctctcacacacacacacacactcacagagtgagagggagaggctTATAAATTATCCAGCAGTTTCCGTATATAGATGGAAAAGATAAGGTGGCTGCAGATGGCTTGTTGTTGTTCTCACTCGCTCCTTGTTTTGTCCTCCGGATTGTCTGCAACCATGTCTGCCTTCTTTTAATGTCAGCTCTACTCTGAGAGAGTCAATCTGTGTTTGCAGGCACAATCTTGCTTACTCCTTCATTTCCTATTCTCTGACAGCCTCGCCCCCTGTCAGTTCCACCCTCTGTGACTCTCCCTCTGGCTGTACCTCCACTTCACCCCTCCCTCTCATGCTCTCTATGGTTACACCTTTAACTCCCTTTGCTGTTAGGAACACAAGCTAAGCCCGCACCCAGTAAAAGCTGTTGTTTACCTGTAAGTCTGCATTCCCCAACAATCGCTATTGTACCAGGTTCCTAGAATGACAAACTCTGGTTGTGATTCATTCTTTGTGATGTAATTTATTCTCACTAATGCACATTCCTTAAAGTGCCAACTGCTATCTGATTGCTTTTAATGGCTTCAGAATCATGCGTGCAGAGCTTCTCACTTAAAACcccaaaaaaaaagccacagagCTCTAAATGAACACAAAGTCTGCTCATGAAATCCTCATTAGAGCGTAATACTGACAGTTTCTGAGTCTCGGGTCAGTGTCTCACCCAGAGTGCAACGATTCTTTAAATCTAACTTCCCAGACATAACACACGCTCCCTTTTATGGCCTGCAGATTGCAGCTTGCCTTCTTAGAAACTTGCCGAGACATGACATTGGTATTTATAAATAGTTTTTTAGCAGATCAGCAATAATCTCATTATACGAGTGTGTAAGAGTTAACAGAGGAATAGCTGTATTTTTTGACTTGAGGAAGAGCTGGAATCCTGCCAGGCTGCTTTCAGGTTGCTTCAGAGTTATGGCCAACATGAATCAAATGCACCCCTGTGGGTTTCTGTCAAGGATTCTTTTGCAGAGAGGTCAAATAAGCAAGGTCTATATGCAGTAAGTGACATTAACATGAAGATTACACAAGCTTTTTGTCATCATGTTTTGAGTAAGCTGCatattaaataaacaaagaacaTTGATGGCATATTCACACAGACTACAGCATACTTCAGTGACTGAGTGTACTCTGGAATGAAAGTCTAAGGGTGTGTTTTGGGTGCGCCAATAAAGGCACAGTTTAAGATGTGTTTAAAACTATTAATATCAAAaagtatttaaacattttaatatgaTACAATTGTATgagtgacaaagacaaacattaTCAGAGAGAAATCAGACAACTTCAGGAAACATATCAGCTTACCCTGCATACAAAaactgtctgtaacaaaaagttAACAAAGGACTGCAGTACTTTAACCAGTCAGTGAAGTTGGCTAGACAATACAAAACATGTCTCACCTGGTTGTACCCACAGTTTGTTGATTGACTGATTAGACAAAAGCATTATCAGGTGTTTATCTATGTACAAAATATCTAGATGTTTGCAAACTGTACCTCTATCAGAGATTAACCCTTAACATAATATAAAATAGCTTGTTTGCACAGAGATACTGCAGCTAAGCTTAAGTCCACAAGGGGGAGCTTGGCTCTccttttaaaaatgtagaaTAGGCTGATCAGTACAGAGATAATGTACATTCAGTTAACTCCCATACACACCTCCATCACCTGCTAATAAACACatctaaacacacactttgGCTCACTCATTAGGAATGTCAATGACAAGCTCAGCTTCatctccctcccctctgtcttCATCCCCCCTGTCACTGTCTCCGTCACTCTCACCCTCTTCCTCAGCTGCATCTCCGCTAAGCATCTGTCTGGGAACCCAGCTGAAGGGGCCGCTAGCTGTCGGAGGAGCCGCAGGGGCTGATGGGTAACTAGTTGACATTGGAGTAACAACCTGAGGAGATGAGCATGAGGAAGAAATGTTGGGAATGACACAGAGCATTTGTGCTGAAAGAAGGAGGATTACAAGTGGATGGCTACACAGATGAACAAATCATGCAGCATGTATATGAACTTATATAATGAGCAGGTCATTTCAGTACAGTTCAAAACATAAAATGGCTGTGTTCTATGTTCAGTAGTGTCCTGAAATGTCATTATAATTAgattacattaaaaacacaaataagatAAACATTGTTATACTGAAATTAGTCTGtaacactgcagcagcatggaGCTTTTGGATTCTTACATAACACTTTTTTGGTATATAAAATAACTGTCTGCCTGCCCTACTTTG contains:
- the LOC114447907 gene encoding uncharacterized protein LOC114447907, which encodes MLCPAAVSTAAAAAWLLAVLGPGLSLLAEDNSKPAFTLCSHCFYRQTPPQGASAGPSLHPACHRLPGGQAFATLSRPTCDTAVYSAFHLSHGWTEREGGELLMEEENNMKVAVPSLLRGGGDPSHPVSPADSPLRHWDSTVTTLVQSSITSQCSALGGDLYILIGAGKLGATDDGDKECQTQPLWSAVCCAVPKGKGSFSVGLIRETGEGERQVSVKELQEVLGVAGLFFEGCGGAEGKTAVRVGLHNEGLPGNIGKKKTNGEVPDVNEDITQSREASITEKQAAEAQSADVPEQTSVDALGSDSSNDKQHDVAHSAAGPDSPESSGDYEAVDEQDTNSTSTVLYILSTTLSIIKAPLHPVVSTVTQLPGQVSYVLQEDLGVLSALPGETFTLFYLLTSDLLSWVGTAGEVLFGVGETCFFSMYYCTSSMLDALLNSCHTGVTGMGTLAGDTIGIFGDALDNAWWVTKFFGGRLWEQSEGYVETVVSEIGGQAQAVGGGLGKLVWRSGNGVGHVFRLGCGLIMGVVDTVVGAVSDSFGQSESE